TGCTTTTTTGGGACATGCTAGTACTAAATGGCTATCTCTTCTTAAACGTTATTATTGGCTGGGTTGTGCTTAATTCTGAGTATAAAGATGTGCCGCCACCCAAATGGACAAAACCACTTATTTATCTGTCAATACCATTTGCTGTTGGCATTCATACGGTAACAGCTTTCTTGTATTGTGGTTTGCCTGGGCGCCATTACTGGTTGACCGCAATACTTGCTCCCCGCTTTTTGGCATCAGCCTTTGCAGCAGGACCTTCTCTGCTGCTGCTTATTGCACTTCTCCTTAAACGAGTTGCTAATTTTGATGCCGGTGATAAAGCTATTCAGAAATTAGGGACTATCATAACCTATGCTGCCTTACTCAATTTCTTCTTTCTCGGACTTGAGTTTTTTGTAGGGTATTACAGTCAACTTCCAGGTCATATGCACACCCTTGATTATCTATTCTTTGGACTGCATGGCTATGACAATCTGGTTGCCCCGATGCAATTTTCAGTCTTTATCGGTATGACTGCGACAATCCTTATGCTTTTCCCGCAATTCAAGAAAAGTCATCGAAACCTCGCCATAGCAGCTGGTATGATCTTCACCTCTCTCTTTATCGATAAAGGGGTTGGCCTGGTGCTAGGTGGATTTGTGCCTAATCCTTTTGAACGAGTTACAGAATATTATCCTACCGTTCCTGAAATTGCTATTGTGCTGGCGGTATGGTCAGCAGGGGCTTTGATACTGACCGTATTGTACAAGATTGCTGTTACGGTAAAAAATCAGAACGCCTAAAACAGTTTTTTCAATAACTGCCTGAAAGCAAGCATTCTTTTACAAGGAATGCTTGCTTTTTTTTTGTCTGGTGGTATTGCTGTTGATATTTTGCAGTTGTTGGCTTTAACGCCGGAGTATATACTTTTTGTGTACTTGTTTGTGGTATTTTCTATCCATAATTTAACGTGCTATTTATATGACAATGAAAACCATTCTTGATCTTATTGGTAACACACCTCTTGTGCCAATTAATCGTCTTAATCCGTTAAAAGATGTTACTATATATGCCAAGCTTGAGGCCTTTAATCCGGCTGGGTCAGTCAAGGAGCGCATTGCCCTTTCAATGATTGAAGCTGCCGAGAAATCCGGCGAGTTAACACCTGATAAGACAGTTCTTGAAGCTACCAGTGGCAATACCGGAATTGGTATTGCAATGGTTTGTGCTGTGAAGGGCTATCGTTGCCAGCTTGTTATGCCTGAATCTGCCAGTATCGAAAGACGCAAGATTATGACCGCTTTTGGTGCTGAAATCCTATTGACCCCCGCTAAGAAAAGCACTGACGGGGCGATTGAGCAAGCCTATGCCATGGCTCGCCAGCATCCGGAGCTGTATTTCCTGACTGATCAGTTTAATAATGAGGCTAACTGGAAGGCACATTATGTGAATACCGGACCGGAAATTTGGTCTCAAACCGATGGTCTTGTTACCGATGTGGTCGCAACCATGGGTACAACCGGTACTGTTATGGGTTTGAGTAATTATTTTGCTGATAATCACCCAGAAGTTCACGTTATAGCCATGGAGCCCTTTTATAAGCACAAGATCCAGGGCTTAAAAAACATGAAGGAGTCTTATTGCCCGGGTATTTTTGATAAGAATAAACCCTTTAAGATTGTCAATGTTGCTGATGAAGATGCCTTTGATATGGCACGTCAATTAGCACGTCAGGAAGGTATTTTTGTCGGAATGAGTTCTGGTGCGGCCATGTGCGCTGCTTTAGCACGAGCCAAAGAGATTGCAAAGGGAGTTATTGTCGTTATTTTTCCCGATGGCGGAGAAAAATATCTCAGCACAATACTTTTTTCCGCACCGCAGGTGGTTGAGGAGGAAGGAAAAAGCAACTTGCGTCTTTATAACACCGTGTCGCGGAAAAAGGAGGTTTTTGAGCCTCTGCATAAAAAGAGAGTAACGTTCTATTCCTGTGGTCCTACGGCTTATGAGCACGCTAGTCTTGATCATTGCCGACGTTTTGTTTTTGGTGATCTAGTCTATCGTCTTTTGACGGTTAAAGGCTTTGACGTTCATTATTATATGAATTTCACAGATCTCGATGATAATACTATTAAGGGTGCTGCCCTGGCTGATATGCCCTTAGACGAGTATACACAGGGATATATAAACGAATTTCTGTCTGATATTGACCAGTTGGGTGTGCGGAAGGCCAAGGACTATCCTAAGGCCTCAGACCATGTGGGTGCAATGATCGAGCTGTCGAGCCAGTTGATTAAGAAAGGCTACGCTTATGAAAAGCATGGATCTGTTTATTTTGATATCTCCAAATTCCGGGGGTATGGCAAACTTTCGAGAGTCGATATCTCCAAAGTGAGATCAGGGCAAACAGTAGATCTTGATGATTATGAGAAAGAAAGCCCAGTTGATTTCACCCTGTTAAAGCGATCTACGTTGTCTGAATTAAAGAAGGGGATCTTTTTTGAGAGCGAATTTGGGAATGTCCGACCTGGTTGGCATGTTGAATGTGCTGCCATGACACTTCATTATTTAGGCGATACCATGGATATTCATACGAGTAGCTCTAATCTGATATTTCCGCATCATGAAAATGAGAATGCCATTGCTCAGGCTATGACTGGTAAGCCTCTTGCTAAGTATTGGATACATAACGAACTCGTTCTCGTTGATGGCAAGAAAATGTCTGTTGCTAACAAGAATCTAATTACGCTGAGAGAACTTATTGATGAGGGGTATACAGCCCGAGATGTTCGTTTCTTTTTACTGAGTACACATTATAGGAAAACAATAAGCTTTTCTAAGCGCAAACTGGATACCGCCAAGAAAAATTTATGCCGCCTGGAT
Above is a genomic segment from Desulfobulbaceae bacterium containing:
- the nrfD gene encoding polysulfide reductase NrfD, which encodes MLEKALSGKSGYWAWILFLLGMISIGGLFYVYQYINGLGVTGMSRDVSWGLYIGQFTFMVGVAAGGVMLVLPYYIHDYKAFGKITILGEFMAIAAIAMCIMFITADLGQPLRILNVILHPTPNSMLFWDMLVLNGYLFLNVIIGWVVLNSEYKDVPPPKWTKPLIYLSIPFAVGIHTVTAFLYCGLPGRHYWLTAILAPRFLASAFAAGPSLLLLIALLLKRVANFDAGDKAIQKLGTIITYAALLNFFFLGLEFFVGYYSQLPGHMHTLDYLFFGLHGYDNLVAPMQFSVFIGMTATILMLFPQFKKSHRNLAIAAGMIFTSLFIDKGVGLVLGGFVPNPFERVTEYYPTVPEIAIVLAVWSAGALILTVLYKIAVTVKNQNA
- a CDS encoding cysteine--tRNA ligase; its protein translation is MKTILDLIGNTPLVPINRLNPLKDVTIYAKLEAFNPAGSVKERIALSMIEAAEKSGELTPDKTVLEATSGNTGIGIAMVCAVKGYRCQLVMPESASIERRKIMTAFGAEILLTPAKKSTDGAIEQAYAMARQHPELYFLTDQFNNEANWKAHYVNTGPEIWSQTDGLVTDVVATMGTTGTVMGLSNYFADNHPEVHVIAMEPFYKHKIQGLKNMKESYCPGIFDKNKPFKIVNVADEDAFDMARQLARQEGIFVGMSSGAAMCAALARAKEIAKGVIVVIFPDGGEKYLSTILFSAPQVVEEEGKSNLRLYNTVSRKKEVFEPLHKKRVTFYSCGPTAYEHASLDHCRRFVFGDLVYRLLTVKGFDVHYYMNFTDLDDNTIKGAALADMPLDEYTQGYINEFLSDIDQLGVRKAKDYPKASDHVGAMIELSSQLIKKGYAYEKHGSVYFDISKFRGYGKLSRVDISKVRSGQTVDLDDYEKESPVDFTLLKRSTLSELKKGIFFESEFGNVRPGWHVECAAMTLHYLGDTMDIHTSSSNLIFPHHENENAIAQAMTGKPLAKYWIHNELVLVDGKKMSVANKNLITLRELIDEGYTARDVRFFLLSTHYRKTISFSKRKLDTAKKNLCRLDEFTCKLKCLPLGLPHPQVAAHLSQMEDGFFEALDDDFNISKAMASLFDFIKKMNPILNTGNLDQEQKEYILESLAKINEVLNVLRLEECPLAPEISKLISERERARHNKDWEKADTVRAELVKHGIDVIDTACGHFWKEVTKKK